The bacterium genome contains the following window.
GCTATGTAAAGAATTTCTGAAACCAAAGAAGGTCCTTGAGAAATAAGCTTATCTAATCTTATCTTAGCTAAGACTTCTTTTCTAAAACAACGATATCCAGAGGATGGATCTCTTACTTTAAGTCCTAAGATTAATCTTAGGTATACATGGGCAAAAAGGCTTATCCATTTTCTGATAATATGACGATATTTTTCTGCTCCTCCTTTAATAGTTCTTGAACCGATAACCAGATCATAGTCTTGAATTTCTTTTAAAAATTCAGGAATATAAGAAGGATCATGGGATAAGTCAGCATCCATCTCTATTAGACAATCAATCTCTTTTTCTTGGAAAGAGTAGAGCATTCCTTCGATTCCAGCCAGGCCTCTACCTCGTTTTCCCTGGCGGTGAATTATCCTTATTTGAGTATTACGAAGAGCTAATTTATCGACAATCTTTCCTGTGCCATCAGGGGAGTTATCGTCTACCACCAAGATAAGACAACTTATGTTTAGACTTAAGATCTGGTTAATTAATACTTCGATATTTTTAGCTTCGTTATAAGTAGGAATTAAGATTAATGGTTTGGACATATAGGCATCACCTTAAGTCTTTAAAGGGTGTTTTTTTAATTGTTTTGATGATAATAATGACCAAGATTGAGCCTATTGCTAAAAGAGTAAGAATCTTTAAAAAGATTTCAATGCTTTTTACAGTAATAAAAGGAATGCCTTGCCTGGTAAAGACCCAACCTACTTCCTTTTCAACTTGAAGAGTGTGCTTATTTATTAGTTGGATTGCGACGAAATGAGTTCCTTGAATTAAAGGAGCTTTAAGGATTAAACTAAGTTTTTTAGTCTCCTGGTCATAATTATAAGGAAGTGTTTTTTCGTCCAAGGTAGCTGTTATTTGATAGTTACTTAAATTAACAGGTTCTTTAAGCAGGGCAAAAATCTTAGGTTTTTTGTAAAATGTCCAGGTAGCTAAAGGTGGATTTAAGTAGTCGACTTCTAATGGTTTAATATTTAAGATTGAAGCAAATTTTTTTAAATCAAGATTATTATGTATTTCTAAACGATTTAAATTAAAAGGATCAGCCTTTAAGGTATTAGTTCCTCCATGACAGGCTAATAAAGCCTCGTATCCATATTCCTTAGCTTTTTCAATCGTCACTTGGTCGTATTTACCATAAGGATAAGCTAAGTATTTTACTCTTTTATTTAGTTTTTTCTCAATAATCTTCTTTGATTCCAAGAGTTCTCTTTCTAATTGTTTAAGATAAGATTTTTTTATTTCAGTCTTAAAATTTCTTACCAGGGCTCTAGGGTAATGGGTTTTTGAATGTCCCTGGGTATCAATTATTTTACTTGCTTCCATCATCCTTATTTTTTCCCAAGAAAAATCTTTATTTACAAAATTAAGGGTTAAAAATAAGGTAGCTGGAAAGTTAAATCTTTTCAAATAAGGAAAAGCTACCTCATAAACAGTCTTACACCCGTCATCGATAGTAATGACTACTGATTTTTGAGGAAGAGGTAGTTTAAGTTTTAAAGCTTCTATTAGCCTTTCTAAGGGTATCACTTGATAACCCTGAGAAGCTAAGAATTGAAGTTGTTCCAAAAATTGTTGAGGTGGAATATTTATTCTTCTATAATTTTTTTTACAAAAACTATGGTAAGTTAAGATAGGTATAGTCTGGGAAGCAGTAGAGGTATTAACCAAAAATAAAGATAAAAAGGTTAAGGAGATAAGATAGAAAAAAATATTTTTTTTCATAGCTTCTCCTTCTTAAATAAATCTTTTAGATGATAAATTCTTACTTCAGAGACTTCTTTTTTATCAACATTCTTAAAAAAAGCTAAGGTTTTAGAGAAAGAAACAACACAATGTTCAAACCAGTATTGAAAATAAAGGCCTCTATTTTCCTTAATTACCAAGATAGGTTTTATCTTAGATTCTATCTTGACAAGAAGAGGTGAACTTTCTAAAGGAAAGTGGGGGAATTTAGTTATATATTTTTGAGTATCGACTAATAAGTAGTGGTAACCCTCACCATACAAATCTTTTAAATTAGCTAAATTCTTAATACTGCGAATATCCTTGACTAACTTAGGGTCTTTAACATAAAAAAGAGAAACTTGTTCGTGAGTAGTAATATGTTTTAAATCTTTTAAACTTTCTAAAAATTTAAATGACTCCCTTAAACCCGAATTTAAACTTAAGATATTTCTTATCTTAGGTACGGAGAAGATACCAATTAAGATCAAGATAAGGATCAAGATCTTCTTTTTACGGGATGTTGAGGACTTAATTAAATCTTCTAAAGACTTAGCGATAATTAAGAAGATACTTGGTAGAGCAATAACAAAGAATCTAGGGAAGTCAGCGCTATAGAACCCAAAAAAGATTAAAGAAATAAGAAATGGAGAGAGAATAATAAAATGAAGAGGTTGATAAGATTTGATGAGTTTAAATACTCCATAAATAAGTAATAAACAAATAATTATTCCTTCTAATTTATACAAATAGTAAGGGTAAGAAATAAAGTCATAAATATTAAAACTTGCGCTACCCCCAAATCGGTAAAAATTATCGAATAATAATTCAAAATATGTTCTGAAGGAAAAGATAACGTTGGCTCTCCTAAAAATGATTAATACTAAATGGTAAAATAATTCATAGATAGCCAAAGGTAAGATCATGGCTATAGATAAGGTTAAAAACCGCTTCAGATTTTCTGTGGAGAAGTAAGGCCTTTTTCTATAGAAAAAGTATAATTCATATAAAAAGAAGAACATCGGCATTAATATCCAACGGTAGTTACAGCTATAAGCTATTCCTATAAAGAGACCGGAAAGAGCAAGATACCATAAAGAGAAGTATTTGTCTTTGATGCTTTGTAAGTATAAGGTGGTAGCTAAAACAAAGAAAAAGAGGGTATTTATTTCTCCTATTCCTTGTCGAGAATATAATAAATGATATCCTGAGATAGATAGTAAAAAGGCTGTTAATACTCCTACCTGAGAAGAATAAAGTGATTTACCTAAGAGGTAGATTAAAAAAATAGTAGCTAATCCAAAAAAAGCAGACATTAAACTACTGGTATAATCTTTTACCCCGGCCGTAAAAGTACCAAATAGAGCAATTAAACTTGCATGGCCAGGCTTAGGGTTAGCTAAAGGTAATCCCTCCAGGTGGTTAGAGATATAAGTAGCTCTTTCTTGATCGGTAATATTTTTAAAGAAAAGACTCTTAAAAGTATGGCTAAATAGACTCTCTACGAAGACTGCTTCTCGAGAATTAGCAGCTTCGTCAGTAAGGAAAAAGCCTTTTTCCTTGAGGTGATAAAATCTAAGCAGACCCCCTAAAAACAAGATTATAATTAACAAAAGATAAAGAAATAGTTTTTTATTCATTTTTATTCATTTATGAAACTTTAGTTGAAACCAAAAATGGACCATATTGAAAAAAGTTTTAACAATCTTTATAGGATTACTTCCATGGGCTACACCTCTGGTGCGAGGGTAAGAAGAAACATCTACTTCTTTTATCTTAAAGCCTTCTCTTTTAGCCTTAATTAAAGTTTCGATATCCCAAAAAAAGCCAGGGGAAGTAATACTTATTTTGTCAAAGACTTCTCTTTTATAAAGCTTTACCCAACTTGGATCTTTAAACCTTACACCAAAGAGTAACCATATTAAGAAATTATAAACTCTGGTATTAACCTTTCTAAAAAGAGTATATTTTCTATTAATTCTCGTCCCAATTACTATATCTACATTATCTACATTCATATCTAAGAAAGGAGGTAAAAACTTATCAAGTTCAGCGATATTAAATTGATTATCAGCACAAGTAATAAATAATAGATTACTTTTAGCTTGTTTAATTCCTAATCGAATGGCGCTACCCATACCTTCATTTTTAACCAAAGACAATACTTTCACCGCCGGATTATTTTTAGAAATATTAGTGGCCCTTTCAAAAGTTTTATCCACGCTGCCATCATTAACGATGATTACTTCATAATTTGAAGTAAGTTTACATAGGTTTTCTAAAGAACTGGTGATGGCTTCTTCTATATTTTCTTCTTCATTATAAGCAGGCATAATAATAGAAATGCTATTCTTTATCTTAGTCAATCTTTTCTCCAGAAAAGTATTCTTTTAGATCGTAGATCTTAATATAATTTTTTTCTTTCCAAGGAACATTATTAAAGTACTCCTTAGTCTTTTTAAAAGAAATGTTATGTTCAAACCAAACTTGAAGATGAGTACCTCGATTATCAAAAGTAGTATAAAGAGGTTGACACTTAGTTTCAATATCAACTAACAACTGACTTTTTTCTCCTAACCAGTTAGGCCAAGGATGGCTGAAATACTTCATAATGTCCACCAATAAATAATCATAACCTTGATGATAAAACCTTCTTAACTCTTCTTTAGTTTTGACCTTTCTAAAATCAGCTACTAATTTATGGTCAACATAAAAGGTAGAAACCCACCAATGGGTACTGAGATGTTTCTTGTCTTTTAAGAATTGATAAGCTTCGTTAAACCCAGATTTTAAATAAAGAAGGTGAGAGCAATTATAAATTCCAATTCCTAAAATAAGAAGAATGATAATTTTATCAATATTTTTTTTAAGGTTCTGGTTTAAATGATAAAGACCATATCCTGAGGTTAAAGCCATAGCTGGCAAGGAAATAGCTAAATGACGAGCATTATTTTCTTCAAAGAGGCTAAAGAAGATAAAAGGAAGTAAAAATTGAAGTAAGATGTAAAATTTATGCAAATTCATCTTGATGAATAAAAAGATCAAGCCGATAATGAGTAGAAGGGTGATAATAGGACCTTCTAAGTGCCAAATAAGATATGGATAA
Protein-coding sequences here:
- a CDS encoding polyprenol monophosphomannose synthase, which encodes MSKPLILIPTYNEAKNIEVLINQILSLNISCLILVVDDNSPDGTGKIVDKLALRNTQIRIIHRQGKRGRGLAGIEGMLYSFQEKEIDCLIEMDADLSHDPSYIPEFLKEIQDYDLVIGSRTIKGGAEKYRHIIRKWISLFAHVYLRLILGLKVRDPSSGYRCFRKEVLAKIRLDKLISQGPSLVSEILYIASQKNNFSIKEIPIIFEDRKFGDSKLTLKILLQNLIFPLRLRLNSLLQKFK
- a CDS encoding glycosyltransferase family 2 protein — its product is MTKIKNSISIIMPAYNEEENIEEAITSSLENLCKLTSNYEVIIVNDGSVDKTFERATNISKNNPAVKVLSLVKNEGMGSAIRLGIKQAKSNLLFITCADNQFNIAELDKFLPPFLDMNVDNVDIVIGTRINRKYTLFRKVNTRVYNFLIWLLFGVRFKDPSWVKLYKREVFDKISITSPGFFWDIETLIKAKREGFKIKEVDVSSYPRTRGVAHGSNPIKIVKTFFNMVHFWFQLKFHK
- a CDS encoding polysaccharide deacetylase family protein: MKKNIFFYLISLTFLSLFLVNTSTASQTIPILTYHSFCKKNYRRINIPPQQFLEQLQFLASQGYQVIPLERLIEALKLKLPLPQKSVVITIDDGCKTVYEVAFPYLKRFNFPATLFLTLNFVNKDFSWEKIRMMEASKIIDTQGHSKTHYPRALVRNFKTEIKKSYLKQLERELLESKKIIEKKLNKRVKYLAYPYGKYDQVTIEKAKEYGYEALLACHGGTNTLKADPFNLNRLEIHNNLDLKKFASILNIKPLEVDYLNPPLATWTFYKKPKIFALLKEPVNLSNYQITATLDEKTLPYNYDQETKKLSLILKAPLIQGTHFVAIQLINKHTLQVEKEVGWVFTRQGIPFITVKSIEIFLKILTLLAIGSILVIIIIKTIKKTPFKDLR
- a CDS encoding glycosyltransferase family 39 protein; this encodes MNKKLFLYLLLIIILFLGGLLRFYHLKEKGFFLTDEAANSREAVFVESLFSHTFKSLFFKNITDQERATYISNHLEGLPLANPKPGHASLIALFGTFTAGVKDYTSSLMSAFFGLATIFLIYLLGKSLYSSQVGVLTAFLLSISGYHLLYSRQGIGEINTLFFFVLATTLYLQSIKDKYFSLWYLALSGLFIGIAYSCNYRWILMPMFFFLYELYFFYRKRPYFSTENLKRFLTLSIAMILPLAIYELFYHLVLIIFRRANVIFSFRTYFELLFDNFYRFGGSASFNIYDFISYPYYLYKLEGIIICLLLIYGVFKLIKSYQPLHFIILSPFLISLIFFGFYSADFPRFFVIALPSIFLIIAKSLEDLIKSSTSRKKKILILILILIGIFSVPKIRNILSLNSGLRESFKFLESLKDLKHITTHEQVSLFYVKDPKLVKDIRSIKNLANLKDLYGEGYHYLLVDTQKYITKFPHFPLESSPLLVKIESKIKPILVIKENRGLYFQYWFEHCVVSFSKTLAFFKNVDKKEVSEVRIYHLKDLFKKEKL